One genomic segment of Podarcis raffonei isolate rPodRaf1 chromosome 7, rPodRaf1.pri, whole genome shotgun sequence includes these proteins:
- the IMPA1 gene encoding inositol monophosphatase 1 translates to MADPWQECMDFAVILARKAGEVVREALTKDIAIMIKSSPADLVTVTDQKVENMLISSIKEKYPSHSFIGEESVAAGAKSTLTDNPTWIIDPIDGTTNFVHRFPFVAVSIGFVVKKQMEFGIVYSCVEDKMYTGRKGKGAFCNGQKLQVSKQQDITKALLVSELGSNRDPEVIKTVLSNMQRLLNIPIHGIRAVGTAAVNMCLVATGGADAYYEMGIHCWDMAGAGIIIMEAGGVLLDVSGAPFDLMSRRIIAANSQVLAERIAKEIQIIPYQRDDETN, encoded by the exons ATGGCTGATCCTTGGCAAGAATGCATGGATTTTGCAGTTATTTTAGCAAGAAAAGCTGGAGAG GTAGTTCGGGAAGCACTAACAAAGGACATAGCTATCATGATTAAAAGCTCTCCAGCAGATCTAGTGACTGTCACTGATCAAAAAGTAGAAAATATGCTTATTTCTTCTATAAAGGAAAAATACCCATCTCACAG TTTTATTGGAGAAGAATCTGTTGCTGCTGGTGCAAAAAGTACCTTGACAGATAATCCCACTTGGATTATTGACCCTATTGATGGAACGACTAACTTTGTTCACAG GTTTCCCTTTGTGGCTGTTTCAATTGGCTTTGTTGTAAAGAAACAG ATGGAATTTGGAATTGTATACAGCTGTGTAGAAGACAAAATGTACACcggcaggaaaggaaaaggagcatTTTGCAACGGGCAAAAGCTCCAAGTATCAAAACAACAAG ATATTACCAAAGCACTCTTAGTGTCAGAGTTGGGATCCAACCGTGATCCAGaggttataaaaactgttctttCTAACATGCAAAGACTACTGAACATTCCTATTCATGG GATTAGAGCAGTTGGGACTGCAGCCGTAAACATGTGCCTGGTGGCAACAGGAGGAGCAGATGCCTACTACGAGATGGGCATTCACTGCTGGGATATGGCAGGGGCTGGGATTATCATTATGGAAGCGGGCGGAGTGCTGCTCGATGTCTCAG GGGCACCATTTGATTTGATGTCAAGAAGAATAATTGCTGCAAATAGCCAAGTACTAGCAGAGCGGATAGCAAAAGAGATTCAGATCATTCCCTACCAAAGGGATGACGAAACAAATTAA